DNA from bacterium:
TGACCGCGTGTACCGGCATCTCGCCGCGCACGACCGCTGTACCACTTTCCTCGTGCACGATCCATTCACGCGGATCTTCGTCTTCCTTGAAGATGTCACCGACGAGTTCTTCGACGAAGTCCTGCGCCGTCACGACTCCGGCCAGCTCGCCGCGTTCGTCGACGACCATTGCGATTTGCGTGCGATTCCGTTGCAACTCGCGAAGCCCCTTTGAGGCCATCGTGGTCGATGGAACAAAGAGTGCAGGGCGCAGCAGATCGTCGAGATCGACCCGGTTGCGTTCCACGAGCATCAGGAGCGCATCCCGCGTCACCAGATAACCCACGACATTGTCGAGATCTCCGTCGATGACCGGGTAGCGCTGATGATCGCCACTACGCAGAAGGGATATGGTCTCCTCCGGCGCTGCTGCACGATCGATCGCGGTGATCTGCGAGCGCGGAACCATGACCGCGGCGACTGTCAGATGGCCGAAATCGAAGGCGCGTGAAGCGATCTCACCGGTACGTCGGTCCAGCGAGCCGGACTCCGCCGCTTCCTCGACGACGGTTCGCAACTCATCGGGAGAAAGACGCGACTCGGAAAACGTCGTTTCGTCGTTGAACAGTCGCAATAGGAAGTTGGTGGCCCCGACGAGAATGGAGATGAAAGGCCTCAGAAGAATCGACAGACCGAGCAACGGGCGTCCCACGGTCAGCGCGTAGCGTTCCGCGGTGCGCAAGGCGAGCGATTTGGGAACCAGCTCACCCAGCATCAGGGCAAAGAACGATATCCCCGCGACGACCAGCGCAATGCTGATCTGCTCTCCGTACGGCACCCCCAGGTTGCCCAGTAGTTCGCCAAGGGGCCTTGCAAGGCGAGCTCCGCCAAATGCGGCTGCGCCAGCCCCCAGAACCGTTATGCCGATCTGTACCGTGGCCAACAATCGCTCGGGTTCAGCCCGCAGGCTCTCCAGCGCGCGCGCGCTACCTTTGCCCAGATCAGCGAGTTCGGAGATGCGCGTGCGGCGCATCGACAGGATCGCGATTTCTGCGCCGGCGAAAACGCCGCTCGCGAGAATCAGCGTCAGGATGGTCCCGAGTTCAGTCAGCACGCAGACAGTCTCCACGCATCGGAGAGTCACCGCAAGCGGCCCGCGTGGCGACCCAGAGGCGGGGAGAGCTAGGGAACCTCTGCACAGGAAGGCTGCGGCTGCGAAGCGCGATGCATCCGCCTGCGCTGCGTCGCGCGAACCTCTGCAGATCTACGGATCTGCGATCGGATCACGCTTCTTGCTCAGGCGGCGACTCCCGCTTCTCGCTCGATTCCTCCCTGTGCAGAGATTCCCTAG
Protein-coding regions in this window:
- a CDS encoding HlyC/CorC family transporter; this translates as MTLILASGVFAGAEIAILSMRRTRISELADLGKGSARALESLRAEPERLLATVQIGITVLGAGAAAFGGARLARPLGELLGNLGVPYGEQISIALVVAGISFFALMLGELVPKSLALRTAERYALTVGRPLLGLSILLRPFISILVGATNFLLRLFNDETTFSESRLSPDELRTVVEEAAESGSLDRRTGEIASRAFDFGHLTVAAVMVPRSQITAIDRAAAPEETISLLRSGDHQRYPVIDGDLDNVVGYLVTRDALLMLVERNRVDLDDLLRPALFVPSTTMASKGLRELQRNRTQIAMVVDERGELAGVVTAQDFVEELVGDIFKEDEDPREWIVHEESGTAVVRGEMPVHAVNRAMGLSLPESESWSTVAGIALSKSGRMLAVGEFVELEKGIRLEVVDASARRIRRLRIHRVRS